A single Ignavibacteriales bacterium DNA region contains:
- a CDS encoding GAF domain-containing protein, translating to MSEQLIFSGSNLKDEEIYRELLPQIQSLVTPGEPVMTSLANITAALKQSFPKISWAGFYILRENTLWLGPFQGKIACTSIAIGRGVCGTAAKNRKTEIVPDVEKFPGHIACDDGSRSEIVVPVFRGSELYGVLDLDSYFYHAFNETDQKYLEELCDFINKKVLTGTSGSIN from the coding sequence ATGAGTGAGCAGCTGATATTCTCCGGCAGCAATCTGAAGGATGAGGAGATATATAGAGAACTTCTCCCCCAGATACAATCGCTCGTCACTCCCGGGGAACCCGTGATGACTTCTCTGGCCAATATCACAGCGGCTTTGAAGCAGAGTTTTCCAAAAATCAGCTGGGCCGGCTTTTATATACTGAGGGAAAACACTCTCTGGCTTGGACCGTTTCAGGGAAAGATTGCCTGTACCTCAATTGCCATCGGCAGAGGAGTCTGCGGTACAGCAGCAAAGAACAGGAAAACCGAGATCGTTCCGGATGTGGAGAAATTTCCCGGGCATATAGCCTGCGATGACGGTTCAAGAAGTGAAATCGTGGTCCCGGTATTCCGGGGGAGTGAACTTTACGGCGTTCTTGATCTTGACAGTTATTTTTATCACGCATTCAATGAAACTGATCAGAAATATCTTGAAGAATTGTGTGATTTTATCAATAAAAAAGTTTTAACAGGAACATCAGGAAGCATTAACTGA
- a CDS encoding (d)CMP kinase, whose translation MPKKLIIAIDGPAGSGKSTTAREVASRIGYVYIDTGAMYRAVTFMALRENIIGSHAQVSLLLKSSEISIEASGGENKIFWNGEDITSRLRSLDVNENVSEISSIPDVREELIHKQRSIGRNGGVVMEGRDIGTVVFPHADLKFFLTASLEERTKRRYKEVVGTEKVDEANIRKNLSERDVKDSGRSVSPLKKADGAIEIDTSNLTFEEQVTMIVDKIRSAEEQFSS comes from the coding sequence ATGCCCAAAAAATTAATCATTGCGATCGACGGTCCCGCCGGTTCAGGCAAGAGTACGACTGCCCGGGAGGTGGCTTCCCGGATCGGTTACGTTTATATTGATACCGGTGCAATGTACAGGGCAGTAACATTTATGGCGCTCAGGGAGAACATCATCGGGAGTCATGCTCAGGTTTCATTACTGCTTAAGTCATCGGAGATTTCTATTGAGGCATCCGGCGGTGAAAATAAAATCTTCTGGAACGGTGAGGATATTACTTCCAGACTTCGTTCTCTTGATGTTAATGAAAATGTGAGCGAAATAAGTTCAATACCTGATGTCAGGGAAGAACTGATTCACAAGCAGAGATCTATCGGGAGAAATGGAGGCGTTGTAATGGAGGGGAGGGATATCGGAACAGTTGTATTCCCTCATGCAGATTTGAAATTTTTTCTGACTGCTTCTCTCGAAGAGAGGACCAAAAGAAGATATAAAGAAGTTGTAGGTACGGAAAAGGTTGATGAAGCGAATATCAGAAAAAACCTTTCCGAAAGGGATGTGAAAGATTCAGGGAGGAGCGTCAGCCCTTTAAAAAAAGCTGACGGTGCAATAGAGATTGATACTTCAAACTTAACGTTTGAAGAACAGGTTACGATGATAGTTGATAAGATTCGCAGTGCAGAGGAACAATTCAGCAGCTGA
- a CDS encoding T9SS type A sorting domain-containing protein produces the protein MKKFYPLALFLLFAGFIYNESVQYPHGIVGLTRLNGEGCVCHTLEFSTGVNVRITGPDSLVQGTTAEYTVIMTGGNAHSGGFNAAARTGLLTVSDTSARKIDTELTHTGPKVFTADTVKWRFLYTAPASPMTDTLYAVGLSADGNGFPSSGDLWNFSPNKPVRIIAVIPVELSSFSVTSENNIPVLRWITASETNNSGFAVERSSDNQQTWETLSIIHGAGTTTEPRSYIFKDELPKGASLQYRLKQTDYNGAFRYYGPVGINLANTPDQYLVASNFPNPFNPATTISYTLPSSGALSVKIYNAAGALVHQEALRAAGAESGQIVWDAANNASGIYYIHLNFAGSSGVTLSKTIKSILLR, from the coding sequence ATGAAAAAGTTTTATCCGCTCGCGCTTTTTTTACTGTTTGCCGGATTCATTTATAATGAATCGGTTCAGTACCCTCACGGAATTGTCGGACTAACCCGTCTCAACGGAGAGGGGTGTGTCTGTCACACACTTGAGTTTTCAACTGGAGTAAATGTCCGCATAACCGGACCTGATTCACTGGTTCAGGGTACAACCGCCGAATATACCGTCATCATGACCGGCGGTAATGCCCACTCAGGCGGCTTTAATGCTGCTGCACGCACCGGCCTTTTAACTGTTTCTGACACCAGCGCCAGAAAAATAGATACTGAACTCACGCATACAGGTCCAAAGGTATTCACTGCAGATACGGTAAAATGGAGATTCCTCTACACCGCTCCTGCATCACCAATGACCGACACTCTTTATGCAGTCGGTTTGAGTGCTGATGGCAACGGTTTTCCAAGTTCAGGTGATCTCTGGAATTTCAGTCCGAACAAGCCTGTCAGAATCATTGCTGTTATTCCGGTTGAATTATCTTCCTTCTCAGTCACCTCCGAAAACAATATTCCGGTGCTCAGATGGATAACAGCCTCTGAGACCAACAACAGTGGTTTCGCGGTTGAAAGAAGCTCTGATAATCAGCAGACATGGGAGACACTTTCTATTATTCATGGTGCGGGCACCACCACAGAGCCACGTTCATATATCTTCAAAGATGAACTGCCCAAAGGCGCATCACTGCAATACCGGTTAAAGCAGACTGACTATAACGGCGCATTCAGGTATTACGGCCCGGTAGGAATAAATCTCGCCAATACTCCTGATCAGTACCTTGTGGCTTCCAATTTCCCGAATCCTTTTAATCCGGCGACTACAATATCATATACACTCCCCTCTTCAGGAGCTCTTTCGGTAAAGATATATAACGCAGCCGGAGCTTTGGTTCATCAGGAAGCACTGAGAGCCGCCGGTGCGGAATCAGGCCAGATTGTCTGGGATGCAGCTAATAATGCGTCAGGTATTTACTATATCCACCTGAATTTTGCAGGAAGCAGCGGAGTTACACTATCCAAGACCATAAAAAGCATTCTGCTCAGGTAA
- the mtaB gene encoding tRNA (N(6)-L-threonylcarbamoyladenosine(37)-C(2))-methylthiotransferase MtaB produces the protein MAEKVAFYTLGCKLNFAETSAIGRQFKDQGFKITDFENPADVYVINTCTVTENAEKDCRKIVRRALRNNPGAYVIVTGCYAQLRPEQISSIKGVDAVLGSAEKFRVFDILNNFEKKELSCIFVSPDGELSDSFGPAFSSDADSRTRAFLKIQDGCDYKCSFCTIPKARGGSRSQNPEDVINNFNQLIRDGYKEIVLTGVNTGDYLWNNTVDFYQLLKMLVNQEGDFRIRISSIEPNLLTKEIIELTAENEKMCRHFHIPLQSGSPDILRLMQRRYTSADYKKLITLIKEQIPDCGIGVDVITGFPGETEKHFMETHDFLLNLPVSYLHVFTYSERPDTKAASMEGPVAVETRRMRTNILRNLSDKKRAAFYSSQSGREAEVIFEHENDEGMMKGFTSNYIRVEHPYLDALINKKTAVRLDSFDGTIFRGIITEHLATA, from the coding sequence GTGGCTGAAAAAGTAGCGTTTTATACATTAGGTTGTAAACTGAACTTCGCGGAGACATCCGCCATAGGACGGCAGTTTAAGGATCAGGGATTCAAAATCACCGATTTTGAGAACCCTGCTGATGTGTATGTTATTAATACCTGCACCGTTACCGAAAACGCGGAGAAAGACTGCCGGAAAATAGTCCGGCGTGCACTCAGGAACAATCCCGGTGCATATGTTATCGTGACCGGCTGTTATGCCCAGCTCAGACCCGAGCAAATCTCCTCAATCAAAGGCGTTGATGCAGTACTGGGATCGGCAGAGAAATTCCGGGTATTTGATATACTCAACAACTTTGAAAAAAAAGAACTCAGCTGCATTTTTGTATCACCTGACGGGGAGTTGTCAGATTCATTTGGTCCTGCGTTTTCCTCTGATGCTGACTCCCGTACACGGGCGTTTCTCAAGATTCAGGACGGATGTGATTACAAGTGTTCTTTCTGTACTATCCCAAAAGCACGCGGCGGAAGCAGAAGCCAGAATCCGGAAGATGTGATTAATAATTTCAATCAGCTTATCAGGGATGGATATAAAGAAATTGTATTAACCGGTGTGAACACCGGAGATTATTTATGGAACAACACAGTTGATTTTTACCAGCTTCTTAAAATGCTGGTTAATCAGGAGGGGGATTTCAGAATCCGGATCAGTTCTATTGAACCAAACCTGCTCACAAAAGAAATTATTGAACTTACTGCTGAAAATGAAAAGATGTGCAGGCATTTCCACATCCCTCTGCAGAGCGGTTCTCCCGATATACTCCGCCTCATGCAGAGAAGATATACCTCTGCTGATTATAAAAAATTAATTACGCTGATTAAAGAACAGATACCTGACTGCGGAATTGGCGTTGATGTGATTACAGGATTCCCCGGTGAAACAGAAAAACATTTTATGGAGACTCATGATTTTCTTCTGAATCTGCCTGTCTCATATCTGCATGTGTTTACCTATTCCGAGCGCCCTGATACAAAAGCAGCATCCATGGAAGGCCCGGTTGCAGTTGAAACCAGAAGAATGCGCACAAATATCCTCCGCAATCTTAGTGATAAAAAGCGTGCCGCATTTTATTCTTCACAGAGCGGCCGGGAAGCAGAAGTGATTTTTGAGCATGAGAATGATGAAGGAATGATGAAGGGATTTACTTCAAACTATATACGGGTTGAACATCCCTATCTTGACGCCTTAATAAATAAGAAGACGGCTGTCCGTCTTGATTCATTTGACGGAACTATATTCAGAGGAATTATTACAGAGCATCTTGCTACTGCATAA
- the dnaX gene encoding DNA polymerase III subunit gamma/tau: MSSFTVSARKYRPLKFSEVVGQEHITSTLKNAITLGRVAHAYLFTGPRGVGKTTTARILAKTLNCENLQGAEPCDSCKSCENFKTSQYVDVIEIDAASNRGIDDVRTLRDSVKFAPTHGKYKVYIIDEVHMLTKESFNAFLKTLEEPPPNIIFIFATTEIQKVPITIVSRCQRYDFRRIKVDVIKDQLRYIATSEGVTIDDKTLTLIARRAEGGLRDAESFFDQTVAFCGKEVDYSTVISLLNLIDDESYFKLTKAILDKDFKVAFELSDEVYRHGWSFNDYLEGYTEHLRNLLTVTATGSDSLLETADEYKSLYKTYATRFSEGDILRLISFITRSLYEMKSSQNHRIKFELTLSFLISLENSTRISELISQLSDSPAGGEKKKSLAEKKSEPAPSPVIASPETVEKPEAVRQPQPEKTDDLNFAFEQIRKKVVYDKSLHLAFGDSLSGAKIRSEFRGEIDIQVPDFRTREMLQGLAGQLSTEFEKITGREFRIIFSLTGRPSEEKAADIESYITKSTASQMKNDPFEKAITEILGGERIA; this comes from the coding sequence ATGAGCAGCTTTACCGTTTCAGCGCGAAAATACCGCCCTCTCAAGTTTTCCGAAGTCGTTGGACAGGAACACATCACCTCCACACTGAAGAATGCTATTACGCTTGGAAGAGTAGCTCATGCTTATCTGTTTACGGGACCCAGGGGGGTTGGAAAAACCACAACGGCAAGAATACTCGCCAAAACGCTGAACTGTGAAAATCTCCAGGGGGCTGAACCCTGCGACTCTTGCAAAAGCTGTGAAAATTTTAAAACAAGCCAGTATGTTGATGTTATAGAAATTGACGCTGCCTCCAACCGCGGTATTGATGACGTCCGTACGCTTCGCGATTCGGTAAAGTTTGCCCCGACACACGGCAAATATAAAGTATATATCATTGATGAAGTTCACATGCTCACGAAGGAATCCTTCAATGCATTCCTTAAAACTCTCGAAGAACCGCCGCCAAATATCATCTTTATCTTTGCTACCACGGAAATTCAGAAAGTCCCCATTACCATTGTCTCAAGGTGCCAGCGGTATGACTTCCGCCGGATAAAGGTGGATGTTATTAAAGATCAGCTCAGATATATAGCAACCAGCGAAGGGGTCACCATTGATGACAAAACACTTACGCTGATTGCCCGCCGTGCTGAAGGAGGGCTTCGCGATGCGGAGAGTTTCTTTGACCAGACTGTTGCGTTTTGCGGCAAAGAGGTGGATTACTCAACGGTAATCTCGCTGCTGAATCTGATTGATGACGAATCATACTTTAAGCTGACCAAAGCAATTCTTGACAAAGACTTTAAGGTGGCATTTGAGCTTTCGGATGAGGTCTATCGTCACGGATGGAGTTTTAATGATTACCTTGAAGGATATACAGAGCATCTTCGAAATCTGCTGACCGTGACGGCTACCGGCTCCGATTCACTTCTTGAAACAGCAGATGAATATAAATCACTTTACAAAACTTACGCAACCCGATTCAGTGAGGGGGACATTCTCCGGCTGATATCATTTATTACCCGGTCTCTGTATGAAATGAAATCCTCCCAGAATCACCGGATAAAATTTGAACTGACTCTGTCATTTCTTATCTCTCTTGAAAACTCTACAAGGATTTCGGAACTGATAAGCCAGTTGTCAGATTCCCCGGCCGGGGGCGAAAAAAAAAAGTCCTTAGCTGAAAAAAAATCCGAACCTGCTCCATCCCCGGTCATAGCTTCACCGGAAACAGTGGAAAAACCAGAAGCAGTCAGACAGCCTCAGCCTGAAAAAACTGATGACCTGAACTTTGCTTTTGAACAGATCAGAAAAAAAGTGGTTTATGATAAATCGCTGCACCTGGCTTTTGGAGACAGTCTTTCCGGAGCAAAAATCCGTTCTGAATTTCGCGGGGAAATAGATATTCAGGTTCCTGATTTCCGCACCAGAGAAATGCTCCAGGGGCTTGCCGGCCAGCTTTCAACCGAATTTGAAAAGATTACCGGAAGGGAATTCAGGATAATTTTTAGTCTCACCGGAAGACCCTCAGAAGAAAAAGCGGCAGATATTGAATCCTACATCACCAAATCAACCGCTTCGCAGATGAAAAATGACCCGTTCGAAAAGGCAATTACGGAGATTTTAGGGGGAGAAAGAATTGCCTGA
- a CDS encoding T9SS type A sorting domain-containing protein — protein sequence MKSLQTFFLFFAFFATTLFAQDWTWSLRQSGQSLGNPIAVRQADANVVYYGSVGTIYISYDRGETFSTWGTTIPTSTRIKHIILTSKDTSSMVVACEASPKDIIVKTTNRGQTWQTTAGNLTLSFYGIPVTVDHKAPDTLYSMSSDSVFKSTNFGSTWQTISRLNGLFDAPCDIEVFPDSNNVILAGDNTRGIMRSSDGGITWSQVFVTSGEIPTIAVDHRRPGIAYATKWSGGGGFAKTTDYGRTWFQISTTLFNGRNMWGVHVDPNNSNWVITGEYSGGRSYLSTDGGETWRTITISSSNYSFVIADTNTIFAAQGNGFYKLRLPVVPVELTSFRYSLQGADVVLNWETATESNNKGFEIEAGTSKEHMNVIGYVSGNGTTTERMLYSYNFRPEAEGTYFVRLKQIDYDGTFEYSSYIEVEYIQEKSFALGQNYPNPFNPSTTITFSLPSEGYVTLAVYNALGQQVKSVVNGELSGGNHNYSFNASDLSSGHYYYRLNYTDQNGNETVSVKMMTLLK from the coding sequence TTCTTGTTCTTTGCTTTTTTTGCCACAACCCTTTTTGCTCAGGACTGGACCTGGTCATTACGCCAGAGTGGTCAGAGTCTGGGTAATCCTATTGCTGTCAGACAGGCTGATGCGAACGTAGTCTATTATGGCTCCGTTGGAACCATTTATATCAGCTACGACAGGGGTGAAACCTTTAGCACCTGGGGTACAACCATTCCGACTTCAACCAGGATCAAGCATATCATCTTAACTTCTAAAGATACTTCATCCATGGTGGTAGCATGTGAAGCAAGCCCGAAAGATATCATTGTAAAAACTACCAACCGGGGACAAACCTGGCAGACGACCGCAGGAAACCTCACTCTTTCTTTTTATGGTATACCTGTTACCGTTGACCATAAAGCCCCCGACACACTTTACTCAATGTCATCTGACTCTGTATTTAAATCAACCAACTTTGGTTCTACATGGCAGACCATTTCAAGATTGAACGGTTTGTTCGATGCTCCCTGCGATATTGAAGTATTCCCTGACAGTAATAACGTAATTCTTGCCGGTGACAATACCCGCGGCATTATGAGAAGTTCTGACGGCGGTATTACCTGGTCACAGGTATTTGTAACCTCAGGAGAAATTCCGACGATCGCAGTGGATCACAGAAGACCGGGAATCGCATACGCTACGAAATGGAGCGGCGGCGGCGGTTTTGCCAAAACCACTGATTACGGCCGTACCTGGTTTCAGATCTCTACAACTCTCTTTAACGGAAGAAATATGTGGGGAGTGCATGTTGACCCGAACAATTCAAACTGGGTAATTACCGGCGAATATTCAGGCGGACGCTCTTATCTTTCAACCGATGGCGGCGAAACCTGGAGAACTATCACCATTTCAAGTTCCAATTATTCATTCGTAATTGCTGATACCAATACAATTTTTGCGGCACAGGGCAACGGCTTCTACAAACTCCGCCTTCCTGTTGTGCCTGTTGAACTTACTTCATTCAGATACTCACTCCAGGGTGCTGATGTTGTGCTCAACTGGGAAACCGCAACTGAAAGTAATAATAAAGGATTTGAAATTGAAGCAGGTACTTCAAAAGAACATATGAATGTCATCGGTTATGTTTCCGGTAACGGAACCACAACTGAAAGAATGCTCTACTCATATAATTTCAGACCGGAAGCCGAAGGCACGTATTTTGTACGTCTGAAGCAGATTGACTATGACGGAACCTTTGAGTATTCATCATATATCGAAGTGGAATATATACAGGAAAAATCCTTTGCTCTCGGGCAGAATTATCCGAATCCCTTTAATCCTTCAACAACCATCACGTTTTCTCTCCCTTCAGAAGGATATGTTACCCTCGCTGTTTATAACGCTCTTGGCCAGCAGGTGAAATCAGTGGTAAACGGTGAACTGAGCGGAGGGAACCATAACTATAGCTTTAACGCTTCAGATTTGAGCAGCGGCCATTACTATTACCGCCTTAACTATACTGATCAAAACGGAAATGAAACAGTTTCAGTAAAAATGATGACACTGCTGAAATAA
- the rpsA gene encoding 30S ribosomal protein S1, with amino-acid sequence MSDMQNDPNVTAAGLDDFTKSLKFFDEAEYSQEEFAALSKIYSESFRNFKEGEIVKGKVVRVLSDSVIIDVGFKSEGTVTKDEFEDIEKVKIGQEIEVVIMSVEDQGGNLQLSKREADFLRIWDRVVSAHNTGEILKGKIVRRIKGGMVVDLMGMETFLPGSQIDVRPIRDFDAYVGREMEFKVVKINEPTKNVVVSHKVLVEEELYDQRKAILEKLEKGQILEGIVKAITDFGVFVDLGGVDGLVHITDLSWGRINHPNEVVKLDQVINVVVTDYDEEKKRISLSLKRLMPHPWENIEEKYNIGDKVSGRVVSLTDYGAFIEIEKGIEGLIHNSEMSWTQHIKHPSQMVSMGQVVEAQILSLDKDEKKISLGMKQLEPDPWHELMSKYPAGTKTTGITRNLTNFGVFVELEPGIDGLVHISDLSWTKKIRHPGEVVKKGDKLEVVVLGVDMDSRKISLGHKQIYDNPWESFESQYAAGTEAEGKIVRIIEKGLIVELPSKVDGFVPTNQLSTGRIKNLANHFPVDTNIKLRVLEFDKENKKIVLSALDYLKYRPDIEIEEYIAAHKLDKISVQDVKNAETGKVDLSDFPSYENIEDIQKSAAPDQSAD; translated from the coding sequence ATGTCCGATATGCAAAATGATCCGAATGTAACAGCAGCCGGATTGGATGATTTCACCAAATCGCTGAAGTTTTTTGACGAGGCAGAATATTCACAGGAAGAGTTTGCTGCTCTTTCCAAGATATATTCCGAATCATTCAGAAATTTCAAAGAAGGCGAAATCGTAAAAGGGAAAGTAGTCCGTGTTCTTTCTGACTCAGTCATCATTGATGTTGGCTTTAAATCAGAAGGCACCGTAACTAAAGACGAATTCGAAGATATCGAAAAAGTAAAAATCGGTCAGGAAATCGAAGTCGTTATCATGAGTGTTGAAGACCAGGGCGGTAATCTTCAGCTCAGTAAAAGAGAAGCTGACTTCCTCAGAATCTGGGACCGTGTTGTCAGTGCACATAACACCGGCGAAATCCTCAAAGGTAAAATTGTACGCAGAATCAAAGGCGGTATGGTGGTTGATCTTATGGGTATGGAAACCTTCCTTCCCGGATCACAGATTGACGTCCGTCCGATCAGAGATTTTGACGCGTATGTCGGCAGAGAAATGGAATTCAAGGTTGTTAAGATTAATGAACCAACCAAGAATGTTGTTGTCTCCCATAAAGTTCTCGTTGAAGAAGAATTATATGATCAGCGCAAAGCAATCCTTGAGAAACTCGAAAAAGGTCAGATTCTTGAGGGTATCGTCAAAGCAATCACTGATTTCGGTGTATTCGTTGACCTCGGCGGCGTAGATGGTCTGGTTCACATTACCGACCTGAGCTGGGGCAGAATCAATCATCCGAATGAAGTTGTTAAACTTGATCAGGTTATCAACGTTGTTGTTACCGATTATGATGAAGAAAAGAAGAGAATTTCTCTCTCACTCAAACGCCTGATGCCCCACCCCTGGGAAAACATCGAAGAGAAATACAACATCGGAGACAAAGTTTCCGGACGTGTTGTTTCTCTTACTGATTACGGCGCATTCATTGAAATCGAAAAGGGTATAGAAGGCCTCATTCACAACTCAGAAATGAGCTGGACCCAGCACATTAAACATCCTTCACAGATGGTTTCAATGGGTCAGGTTGTTGAAGCACAGATTCTTTCTCTCGATAAAGATGAAAAGAAGATCTCTCTTGGCATGAAGCAGCTTGAGCCGGATCCATGGCATGAACTGATGTCAAAATATCCTGCCGGAACTAAAACCACGGGTATCACCAGAAATCTCACCAATTTTGGCGTGTTTGTTGAACTTGAACCGGGTATTGACGGTCTTGTTCACATCTCTGACCTATCCTGGACGAAGAAAATCCGTCATCCGGGCGAAGTTGTGAAAAAAGGTGATAAACTGGAAGTAGTAGTTCTCGGTGTAGATATGGACTCAAGAAAAATCTCCCTCGGTCATAAACAGATTTATGACAATCCTTGGGAGAGCTTCGAAAGCCAGTATGCTGCCGGAACCGAAGCAGAAGGAAAGATTGTCCGCATCATAGAAAAAGGACTGATTGTTGAACTGCCGTCAAAAGTTGACGGATTTGTCCCAACGAATCAGCTCTCAACTGGACGGATTAAGAATCTTGCCAACCACTTCCCGGTTGACACAAACATTAAACTGCGCGTTCTTGAATTCGATAAAGAAAACAAGAAGATCGTGCTCAGCGCTCTTGACTATCTGAAATACAGACCTGATATCGAAATCGAAGAATATATCGCTGCCCACAAGCTCGATAAGATTTCCGTTCAGGATGTAAAGAATGCTGAAACCGGAAAAGTTGATCTCTCTGATTTCCCTTCATATGAAAATATCGAAGATATTCAGAAGAGCGCTGCTCCGGATCAGTCTGCCGACTAA
- a CDS encoding T9SS type A sorting domain-containing protein, with product MVTDLRYRKRFRAINGLIFGLFVAFISFAYTWTNHPNKRIGCTELNGDGCVCHNLDRTTDVKVWVQGPLQLETGETGIYKMFLAGGPAMAGGERMAGAYNIAARYGTLAIMDTVSVLFWGEITQRIPLMFNQVTDTLFWEFAYTAPDSACMDTIYSTGLSFILEGLPDTDDYWNFGPKFPVRIVPKAVPVELTSFSVSTQQGYNLLQWTTSSEMNNQGFEIMRNSDYGSAAHNWETVGFVAGKGTSTEQNSYEFTDNHPAPIYAAYRLKQIDLDGSYNFSGVIVAETGSINENGFFIKGAYPNPFNPSAIVSLQIGKDSEIKAELYSFTGEKVRDIFEGNLPSGNHLLKVDGEGLPSGMYLLRVANNQSAAVYKMILAK from the coding sequence ATGGTAACTGATCTAAGGTACAGGAAGCGTTTCAGGGCAATAAACGGACTGATTTTCGGTTTGTTTGTTGCCTTTATTTCCTTTGCTTATACGTGGACTAATCACCCCAACAAGAGAATCGGATGTACTGAACTTAACGGTGACGGCTGCGTGTGCCATAATCTTGACCGGACAACTGATGTAAAAGTATGGGTTCAGGGACCGCTGCAGCTTGAAACCGGAGAGACTGGTATATATAAGATGTTTCTTGCAGGCGGACCAGCTATGGCCGGCGGTGAAAGAATGGCGGGGGCATATAATATCGCCGCGCGCTACGGCACTCTTGCCATCATGGATACTGTTTCAGTTTTATTCTGGGGTGAAATTACACAGCGGATACCATTAATGTTCAATCAGGTCACTGATACACTTTTCTGGGAGTTTGCCTATACGGCACCGGACTCCGCTTGTATGGATACTATATATTCTACCGGCCTGAGTTTTATCCTGGAAGGACTGCCGGACACAGATGACTATTGGAACTTTGGTCCGAAATTTCCTGTAAGGATTGTCCCCAAAGCAGTGCCGGTTGAGCTTACATCCTTTTCGGTAAGCACTCAGCAGGGTTATAATCTGCTGCAGTGGACAACTTCGTCAGAGATGAATAATCAGGGTTTTGAAATAATGAGAAACAGCGATTACGGCAGCGCTGCTCATAACTGGGAAACCGTCGGTTTTGTTGCAGGAAAAGGTACTTCAACGGAACAAAATTCCTATGAGTTCACTGATAATCATCCCGCTCCGATATACGCTGCTTACCGGCTAAAGCAAATTGATCTTGACGGTTCCTATAATTTTTCAGGTGTCATTGTAGCTGAGACAGGCAGTATTAATGAAAATGGTTTCTTCATTAAAGGTGCATATCCAAATCCGTTCAATCCGTCCGCAATAGTTTCACTCCAGATTGGAAAGGATTCGGAGATAAAAGCTGAACTTTATTCCTTCACCGGAGAAAAGGTGCGCGATATTTTTGAAGGTAATCTGCCTTCAGGCAATCACCTTCTCAAAGTAGATGGTGAAGGACTCCCCTCAGGAATGTATCTGCTCAGAGTTGCGAACAATCAATCTGCTGCGGTATATAAAATGATTTTAGCAAAGTAG
- a CDS encoding 4-hydroxy-3-methylbut-2-enyl diphosphate reductase, which translates to MVVTVDKNAGFCWGVVRAIDFAEAELKSAPALYSLGDIIHNAAEVKRLGDLGLSTVTVDDFPNIPRGSKVLIRAHGEPPSTYQKAIEYGIELVDATCPVVTKVQERIRRFVDKSFQVVIFGKKDHAEVIGLRGVTNDEAIVVLSVEEALEAVDVSKPTVLFSQTTMDRDTFYRIAKALREKVVSLEIGTIEETAVEFHAKDTICGQVSGREKKLRDFANTNDLIIFSAGRKSSNGKVLYNIAKEENSHTHFVEDPSEIDWNWFEGVKTVGITGATSTPQWAMNDIKKLIEERFVSEQV; encoded by the coding sequence ATGGTAGTAACGGTTGATAAAAATGCAGGTTTCTGCTGGGGAGTAGTAAGAGCGATAGATTTTGCGGAAGCGGAATTAAAATCTGCTCCGGCTCTATACTCACTCGGTGATATTATTCATAACGCGGCTGAAGTGAAACGGCTTGGTGATTTAGGATTAAGTACGGTTACGGTTGATGATTTTCCGAATATCCCAAGAGGAAGTAAAGTTTTAATCCGTGCTCATGGTGAACCTCCTTCAACCTATCAGAAGGCAATTGAATACGGAATTGAACTGGTAGATGCAACCTGTCCTGTTGTTACAAAAGTGCAGGAGCGAATCAGACGGTTTGTGGATAAAAGTTTTCAGGTTGTGATCTTCGGAAAGAAAGATCATGCCGAAGTAATCGGTCTGAGAGGCGTGACCAACGATGAAGCAATTGTGGTTCTCTCGGTTGAGGAGGCGCTTGAGGCGGTTGATGTTTCAAAACCAACTGTGCTGTTTTCGCAGACAACCATGGACAGGGATACATTTTACCGTATTGCAAAAGCCCTGAGAGAAAAAGTTGTGTCGCTTGAAATAGGCACCATTGAAGAAACCGCGGTCGAGTTTCATGCAAAGGATACGATCTGCGGACAGGTTTCCGGACGTGAAAAGAAGCTGAGAGATTTTGCTAATACCAATGATCTGATAATCTTTTCTGCCGGAAGAAAAAGCAGCAACGGAAAAGTTCTGTATAACATTGCCAAAGAAGAAAACTCTCACACTCATTTTGTTGAGGATCCTTCTGAAATTGACTGGAACTGGTTTGAAGGGGTAAAAACCGTCGGCATCACCGGTGCAACTTCAACACCTCAGTGGGCAATGAATGATATTAAAAAGCTGATTGAAGAACGCTTCGTCAGCGAACAGGTTTAA